A single region of the Fibrobacter sp. genome encodes:
- a CDS encoding response regulator codes for MSTVLIIDDDTQFNLMLKSALEIKGYEVETAANGKEGKALYQNKKYDVIITDIIMPDVDGYEVILDLRRMGMSDRTIAVSGGGRTAADDYLVTAQHFDVAATFNKPIDLQALRDKVDEIIKSHS; via the coding sequence ATGTCCACAGTTCTAATTATTGATGACGACACCCAGTTCAATCTGATGCTCAAGTCCGCATTGGAAATCAAGGGTTACGAAGTGGAAACCGCCGCCAACGGAAAAGAAGGCAAGGCTCTCTACCAGAACAAGAAATACGATGTCATCATTACCGACATCATCATGCCCGACGTAGACGGCTACGAAGTCATTTTGGACTTACGCCGCATGGGCATGAGCGACCGGACCATCGCCGTGAGCGGTGGCGGACGCACTGCCGCCGATGACTACCTGGTGACCGCCCAGCATTTTGATGTTGCCGCCACCTTCAACAAACCCATAGACTTGCAGGCCCTCCGCGACAAGGTGGACGAAATCATCAAGAGCCACAGCTAA
- a CDS encoding sigma-54-dependent Fis family transcriptional regulator, giving the protein MNILIADLDDSFISDIRRSWSLKDTELILCSDRESLMPLVKKDSIDLAFIEVPLLTHSNMDMVSFLKEKNPGIEIFVLCDSKNWPGATSAIARGANSFLMKPATVEQLEDIAKKIQAQQQNNSTHQLMESQVLDSLLGDTPEMRKILKTVYKIAPTTSTVLITGESGSGKEFLANVIHRYSKRASSPFVAVNCGAIPENLIESELFGSKKGSYTGSTADKKGLFESANGGTLFLDEVGELSPATQVKLLRFLQSREIRRVGETEARYLDVRIVAATNRDLQQAMEQGNFREDLYYRLNTFHLHLPPLRERRVVIPTLVRYFVLKNQEATGKEIKELEPAAQYALSKYAYPGNIRELENIVEHAIVLSEDGVIRLEDLPESVQEEAREKTLAIAHQKSEAKEVAAIPLQPSNTSPKQESGRNKGESDEDESEILSLEEMERRHILHALSVCKNNKTEVCKRLGISRATLWRKLKELQIAVED; this is encoded by the coding sequence ATGAATATTCTGATCGCCGATTTAGACGATTCCTTTATCAGCGACATCCGGCGTTCCTGGTCCTTAAAGGACACGGAACTTATCCTCTGCAGCGACAGGGAATCCCTAATGCCTCTCGTCAAGAAGGACTCTATAGACCTTGCGTTTATAGAGGTTCCCCTTTTGACCCATTCCAACATGGACATGGTCAGCTTCTTGAAGGAGAAGAACCCCGGCATCGAGATCTTTGTGCTCTGCGACAGCAAGAACTGGCCGGGCGCCACCAGCGCCATAGCGAGAGGCGCCAACAGTTTCTTGATGAAACCCGCCACCGTGGAGCAGCTGGAAGACATCGCCAAGAAAATCCAGGCGCAACAGCAGAACAACTCCACCCACCAGCTCATGGAATCCCAGGTTTTGGACAGCCTCCTGGGAGACACCCCCGAGATGCGGAAAATCCTCAAGACGGTTTACAAGATTGCCCCCACCACGAGTACCGTCCTGATTACCGGCGAATCCGGGTCGGGCAAGGAGTTTTTGGCCAACGTCATCCACCGCTACAGCAAGCGGGCTAGTTCCCCCTTCGTGGCGGTAAACTGCGGCGCTATTCCCGAAAACCTGATCGAAAGCGAACTCTTCGGAAGCAAGAAGGGCTCCTACACGGGTTCTACCGCCGACAAGAAAGGCCTTTTTGAATCCGCCAACGGCGGCACGCTGTTCCTGGACGAAGTGGGCGAGCTCTCCCCCGCTACCCAGGTCAAGCTTTTGCGCTTTTTACAGAGCCGCGAAATCCGTCGCGTCGGTGAAACCGAGGCCCGCTACCTGGACGTGCGCATCGTGGCGGCCACCAACCGTGACCTTCAGCAGGCCATGGAACAGGGCAACTTCCGCGAAGACCTGTACTACAGGCTGAACACCTTCCACCTGCACCTGCCGCCCCTCAGGGAACGGCGTGTGGTAATACCGACGCTGGTACGTTACTTTGTCTTAAAGAACCAGGAAGCTACCGGCAAAGAGATTAAAGAATTGGAGCCGGCGGCGCAGTACGCCCTTTCCAAGTACGCCTATCCCGGAAACATCCGCGAGCTGGAAAATATCGTGGAGCACGCCATTGTGCTTTCCGAAGACGGTGTGATCAGGCTCGAGGACTTGCCCGAAAGCGTGCAAGAAGAAGCTCGCGAAAAGACGCTGGCCATCGCCCACCAGAAAAGCGAAGCGAAGGAAGTGGCCGCCATCCCGTTGCAGCCTTCGAACACCTCGCCCAAGCAAGAGTCGGGTCGCAACAAGGGCGAAAGCGACGAAGACGAAAGCGAAATCCTTTCCCTCGAAGAGATGGAACGCAGGCACATATTGCACGCCCTGAGCGTCTGCAAGAACAACAAGACCGAAGTCTGCAAGCGACTGGGCATCAGCCGCGCCACCCTGTGGCGCAAACTCAAAGAACTGCAGATTGCGGTAGAAGACTAG